A portion of the Clupea harengus chromosome 18, Ch_v2.0.2, whole genome shotgun sequence genome contains these proteins:
- the LOC105895489 gene encoding eosinophil peroxidase-like isoform X1 produces MNLSTLLVAIGLCVLLGWCDGSDESPGRPFILEAIEEAKKIVDEAYKYSREESLRRVRREDIRPSDILRLMKQPARDTRNAVRAADTMDITLGLIHEKAHHIHKRSINATDLITEDELQLIVRLTGCAGRVQSPSCRTTPLINKYRTATSLCNNKKNPRLGASNTPFARWLPAEYEDGISQPKGWDRSRLYNNVLLPLVREVSNRILSTTDNGVESDNELSYLATIFGQWNDHDLTFTPTSPSIRSFSSGLNCDTSCEQSNPCFPIPVPSNDPRLPQDGCIPLFRSAPACGSGNTAFMFGGQANVREQINALTAYVDVGQMYGSDDSLARHLRDLTNDGGLLRVNDRFRDSSGNRELLPFSSVEGNMCATRKHITNDTTAEEVPCFVAGDFRVDENIGLTSLHTMFLREHNRLARALRQLNPHWSSETLYQEARKILGGYHQVIVYRDYLLHIIGPEAHNRYLGTYSGYNDSVDPSISNVFATAAYRFAHNTIQPLMFRLDENYQDHPQFPSVPLFKAFSTPWRVVFEGGADPLIRGLVGRPAKLNTQDHMMVDALREKLFKFTSRLALDLGSLNLQRGRDHGLPGYNTWRRFCGLSTPKTQAELAQVLNNADLARRLLELYGSPDNIDIWLGGVAEPFVPGGRVGPLFACLIAKQFQNVRDGDRLWWQNHGVFTRAQKTSLASVSLARIICDNTGIGDVPSNPFIFRPRGSGYIKCDDIPPFDLRPWLETDPDTEPIPGPPGPRGPPGERGPAGSQGLRGPPGPPGSSSQQPRSAFSVSLGGSIPSSSNVLRFRRVTYNGQNHYSTETGRFTCQVSGVYQFEFFCTAFQTVGSVQLRRNGSVVMTAFSSYVDGRINYTGDTVVQLGQGDQVWLEATQGGSGLLSESFFSGHILFTV; encoded by the exons ATGAATCTGTCTACTTTACTGGTAGCCATTGGGCTTTGTGTGTTGCTAGGCTGGTGTGATGGCTCAGATG AAAGCCCTGGTCGACCTTTCATACTAGAAGCTATTGAGGAGGCCAAGAAGATTGTGGATGAGGCGTACAAGTATTCACGTGAAGA GAGTTTGAGGAGAGTGCGCAGGGAGGACATCCGTCCCTCAGATATTCTGCGACTGATGAAGCAGCCAGCACGGGATACCCGCAATGCAGTGCGGGCCGCTGATACCATGGACATCACCCTGGGGCTCATCCACGAGAAGGCCCATCACATTCACAAGAGATCCATCAATGCCACAG ACTTGATCACAGAGGACGAACTCCAGCTCATTGTGCGTCTCACAGGCTGTGCTGGCCGTGTCCAGTCCCCATCGTGCAGAACGACACCCTTAATCAACAAGTACCGCACTGCCACCAGCCTCTGCAACAACAA GAAAAACCCAAGACTCGGAGCTTCAAACACACCTTTTGCCAGATGGCTCCCAGCTGAGTATGAAGATGGCATCTCTCAGCCAAAGGGGTGGGACCGGAGTAGACTGTACAATAATGTCCTGCTCCCTCTG GTGAGAGAGGTGTCCAACCGTATCCTGAGCACCACTGACAATGGCGTTGAGAGTGACAATGAGTTATCATACCTGGCGACGATCTTCGGTCAGTGGAATGACCATGACCTGACTTTCACGCCGACCTCGCCGAGCATACGCTCCTTCAGCAGTGGCCTGAACTGTGACACCAGCTGTGAACAGTCCAATCCCTGTTTCCCTATACCG GTCCCTAGCAATGATCCCCGACTGCCCCAAGACGGCTGCATTCCATTGTTCCGTTCGGCTCCAGCCTGTGGCTCCGGAAATACTGCCTTTATGTTCGGCGGACAGGCCAATGTGCGTGAGCAAATCAATGCACTGACGGCCTATGTGGATGTTGGCCAGATGTACGGCTCAGATGACAGCCTGGCTCGTCATTTGCGCGACCTCACCAATGACGGAGGTCTGCTGCGTGTCAACGACAGGTTCCGCGACTCATCAGGCAACCGCGAGCTGCTGCCCTTCTCGAGCGTGGAGGGAAACATGTGCGctacacgcaaacacatcaCCAATGATACCACTGCTGAGGAAGTACCCTGTTTTGTGGCGG GTGATTTCCGTGTTGATGAGAACATTGGCCTGACATCTCTGCACACTATGTTCTTGCGGGAGCACAACCGTTTGGCCCGGGCCCTGCGGCAGCTCAACCCCCACTGGAGCAGTGAGACACTCTACCAGGAAGCCCGCAAGATCCTGGGTGGCTACCATCAG GTCATTGTGTACCGTGACTACCTTTTGCACATCATTGGCCCAGAGGCGCACAACCGTTATCTGGGCACATACTCTGGCTACAACGACAGTGTGGACCCAAGCATCTCCAACGTGTTCGCCACTGCTGCCTATCGCTTTGCCCACAACACCATCCAGCCTCTGATGTTTCGTCTGGATGAAAACTACCAGGATCACCCCCAGTTTCCCAGCGTGCCCCTCTTCAAAGCCTTTTCTACCCCATGGAGGGTGGTCTTTGAAG gtGGTGCTGATCCTCTGATCCGGGGCCTGGTGGGGAGACCGGCTAAGCTAAACACCCAGGACCACATGATGGTGGATGCTCTCCGGGAGAAGCTCTTCAAGTTTACCAGTCGCCTGGCATTAGACCTGGGCTCCCTTAACCTCCAGCGAGGCCGAGACCACGGCCTACCTG gCTATAACACATGGCGCCGGTTCTGTGGTCTCTCCACTCCTAAGACACAGGCAGAGCTGGCTCAGGTCTTGAATAACGCAGACCTGGCCCGTCGGCTCCTGGAGCTGTATGGATCTCCTGACAACATTGACATTTGGCTTGGCGGTGTGGCTGAGCCTTTTGTCCCTGGTGGCCGTGTGGGACCCCTTTTCGCCTGCCTCATTGCCAAACAGTTTCAAAATGTTCGCGATggggacag GTTGTGGTGGCAGAACCATGGGGTGTTCACAAGGGCACAGAAGACCTCGCTGGCCTCTGTCTCCCTGGCCCGCATCATCTGTGATAACACAGGCATTGGAGATGTGCCCAGCAACCCCTTCATCTTTAGACCCCGAGGTTCAGGCTACATCAAATGTGATGACATCCCCCCATTCGACCTCCGTCCATGGTTGGAGACAG ATCCAGACACAGAGCCTATCCCAGGGCCCCCAGGACcacgcggaccaccaggggaaCGAG GTCCCGCAGGGTCCCAGGGTCTAAGGGGTCCCCCTGGGCCCcctggcagcagcagccagcagccCCGTTCTGCTTTCTCTGTCAGCCTCGGGggctccatcccctcctccagcAATGTCCTCCGCTTCCGCCGGGTCACCTACAACGGCCAGAACCACTacagcacagagacaggcaggttCACTTGCCAGGTGTCTGGCGTCTACCAGTTTGAGTTCTTCTGCACGGCGTTCCAGACCGTGGGCAGCGTGCAGCTGAGGCGAAACGGGTCGGTGGTGATGACCGCCTTCTCTTCCTATGTGGACGGTCGGATCAACTACACCGGGGACACTGTGGTGCAGCTGGGGCAGGGGGATCAGGTGTGGCTTGAGGCCACCCAAGGGGGATCTGGACTTCTCTCAGAGAGTTTCTTTTCTGGACACATCCTCTTTACAGTCTGA
- the LOC105895489 gene encoding eosinophil peroxidase-like isoform X2 has product MNLSTLLVAIGLCVLLGWCDGSDESPGRPFILEAIEEAKKIVDEAYKYSREESLRRVRREDIRPSDILRLMKQPARDTRNAVRAADTMDITLGLIHEKAHHIHKRSINATDLITEDELQLIVRLTGCAGRVQSPSCRTTPLINKYRTATSLCNNKKNPRLGASNTPFARWLPAEYEDGISQPKGWDRSRLYNNVLLPLVREVSNRILSTTDNGVESDNELSYLATIFGQWNDHDLTFTPTSPSIRSFSSGLNCDTSCEQSNPCFPIPVPSNDPRLPQDGCIPLFRSAPACGSGNTAFMFGGQANVREQINALTAYVDVGQMYGSDDSLARHLRDLTNDGGLLRVNDRFRDSSGNRELLPFSSVEGNMCATRKHITNDTTAEEVPCFVAGDFRVDENIGLTSLHTMFLREHNRLARALRQLNPHWSSETLYQEARKILGGYHQVIVYRDYLLHIIGPEAHNRYLGTYSGYNDSVDPSISNVFATAAYRFAHNTIQPLMFRLDENYQDHPQFPSVPLFKAFSTPWRVVFEGGADPLIRGLVGRPAKLNTQDHMMVDALREKLFKFTSRLALDLGSLNLQRGRDHGLPGYNTWRRFCGLSTPKTQAELAQVLNNADLARRLLELYGSPDNIDIWLGGVAEPFVPGGRVGPLFACLIAKQFQNVRDGDRLWWQNHGVFTRAQKTSLASVSLARIICDNTGIGDVPSNPFIFRPRGSGYIKCDDIPPFDLRPWLETGKVDNHIANDGNEIQTQSLSQGPQDHADHQGNEVPQGPRV; this is encoded by the exons ATGAATCTGTCTACTTTACTGGTAGCCATTGGGCTTTGTGTGTTGCTAGGCTGGTGTGATGGCTCAGATG AAAGCCCTGGTCGACCTTTCATACTAGAAGCTATTGAGGAGGCCAAGAAGATTGTGGATGAGGCGTACAAGTATTCACGTGAAGA GAGTTTGAGGAGAGTGCGCAGGGAGGACATCCGTCCCTCAGATATTCTGCGACTGATGAAGCAGCCAGCACGGGATACCCGCAATGCAGTGCGGGCCGCTGATACCATGGACATCACCCTGGGGCTCATCCACGAGAAGGCCCATCACATTCACAAGAGATCCATCAATGCCACAG ACTTGATCACAGAGGACGAACTCCAGCTCATTGTGCGTCTCACAGGCTGTGCTGGCCGTGTCCAGTCCCCATCGTGCAGAACGACACCCTTAATCAACAAGTACCGCACTGCCACCAGCCTCTGCAACAACAA GAAAAACCCAAGACTCGGAGCTTCAAACACACCTTTTGCCAGATGGCTCCCAGCTGAGTATGAAGATGGCATCTCTCAGCCAAAGGGGTGGGACCGGAGTAGACTGTACAATAATGTCCTGCTCCCTCTG GTGAGAGAGGTGTCCAACCGTATCCTGAGCACCACTGACAATGGCGTTGAGAGTGACAATGAGTTATCATACCTGGCGACGATCTTCGGTCAGTGGAATGACCATGACCTGACTTTCACGCCGACCTCGCCGAGCATACGCTCCTTCAGCAGTGGCCTGAACTGTGACACCAGCTGTGAACAGTCCAATCCCTGTTTCCCTATACCG GTCCCTAGCAATGATCCCCGACTGCCCCAAGACGGCTGCATTCCATTGTTCCGTTCGGCTCCAGCCTGTGGCTCCGGAAATACTGCCTTTATGTTCGGCGGACAGGCCAATGTGCGTGAGCAAATCAATGCACTGACGGCCTATGTGGATGTTGGCCAGATGTACGGCTCAGATGACAGCCTGGCTCGTCATTTGCGCGACCTCACCAATGACGGAGGTCTGCTGCGTGTCAACGACAGGTTCCGCGACTCATCAGGCAACCGCGAGCTGCTGCCCTTCTCGAGCGTGGAGGGAAACATGTGCGctacacgcaaacacatcaCCAATGATACCACTGCTGAGGAAGTACCCTGTTTTGTGGCGG GTGATTTCCGTGTTGATGAGAACATTGGCCTGACATCTCTGCACACTATGTTCTTGCGGGAGCACAACCGTTTGGCCCGGGCCCTGCGGCAGCTCAACCCCCACTGGAGCAGTGAGACACTCTACCAGGAAGCCCGCAAGATCCTGGGTGGCTACCATCAG GTCATTGTGTACCGTGACTACCTTTTGCACATCATTGGCCCAGAGGCGCACAACCGTTATCTGGGCACATACTCTGGCTACAACGACAGTGTGGACCCAAGCATCTCCAACGTGTTCGCCACTGCTGCCTATCGCTTTGCCCACAACACCATCCAGCCTCTGATGTTTCGTCTGGATGAAAACTACCAGGATCACCCCCAGTTTCCCAGCGTGCCCCTCTTCAAAGCCTTTTCTACCCCATGGAGGGTGGTCTTTGAAG gtGGTGCTGATCCTCTGATCCGGGGCCTGGTGGGGAGACCGGCTAAGCTAAACACCCAGGACCACATGATGGTGGATGCTCTCCGGGAGAAGCTCTTCAAGTTTACCAGTCGCCTGGCATTAGACCTGGGCTCCCTTAACCTCCAGCGAGGCCGAGACCACGGCCTACCTG gCTATAACACATGGCGCCGGTTCTGTGGTCTCTCCACTCCTAAGACACAGGCAGAGCTGGCTCAGGTCTTGAATAACGCAGACCTGGCCCGTCGGCTCCTGGAGCTGTATGGATCTCCTGACAACATTGACATTTGGCTTGGCGGTGTGGCTGAGCCTTTTGTCCCTGGTGGCCGTGTGGGACCCCTTTTCGCCTGCCTCATTGCCAAACAGTTTCAAAATGTTCGCGATggggacag GTTGTGGTGGCAGAACCATGGGGTGTTCACAAGGGCACAGAAGACCTCGCTGGCCTCTGTCTCCCTGGCCCGCATCATCTGTGATAACACAGGCATTGGAGATGTGCCCAGCAACCCCTTCATCTTTAGACCCCGAGGTTCAGGCTACATCAAATGTGATGACATCCCCCCATTCGACCTCCGTCCATGGTTGGAGACAG GCAAGGTTGATAATCACATTGCCAACGATGGAAATGAG ATCCAGACACAGAGCCTATCCCAGGGCCCCCAGGACcacgcggaccaccaggggaaCGAG GTCCCGCAGGGTCCCAGGGTCTAA
- the LOC105895488 gene encoding eosinophil peroxidase-like, with product MRPTSIHVKTVFPFLGVIQVDTLTNARYKWLWLCLVPSCRSLKRVRKEDIRPSDILRLMKQPARDTRNAVRAADTMDITLGLIHEKAHHIHKRSINATDLITEDELQLIVRLTGCAGRVQSSSCRTTPLINKYRTATSLCNNKKNPRLGASNTPFARWLPAEYEDGISQPKGWDRSRLYNNVLLPLVRVVSNRILSTTDNSVESDNELSYLATIFGQWNNHDLTFTPHSPSIRSFSSGLNCDTSCEQSNPCFPIPVPSNDPRLPQDGCIPLFRSAPACGSGNTAFMFGGQANVREQINALTAYVDVGQLYGSDDSLARHLRDLTNDGGLLRVNDRFRDLSGNRELLPFSSVEGNMCATRKHITNDTTAEEVPCFVAGDSRLNENIGLTSLHTMFLREHNRLARALRQLNPHWSSETLYQEARKILGGYHQVIVYRDYLLHIIGPEAHNRYLGTYSGYNDSVDPSISNVFATAANRFAHNTIQPLMFRLDENYQDHPQFPSVPLFKAFFTPWRVVFEGGADPLIRGLVGRPAKLNTQDHMMVDALREKLFKFTSRLALDLGSLDLQRGRDHGLPGYNTWRRFCGLSTPKTQAELAQVLNNADLARRLLELYGSPDNIDIWLGGVAEPFVPGGRVGPLFACLIAKQFQNVRDGDRLWWQNHGVFTRAQKTSLASVSLARIICDNTGIGDVPSNPFIFRPRGSGYIKCDDIPPFDLRPWLETDPDTEPIPGPPGPRGPPGERGPAGSQGLRGPPGPPGSSSQQPRSAFSVSLGGSIPSSSNVLRFRRVTYNGQNHYSTETGKFTCQVSGVYQFEFFCTAFRIMGSVLLMRNGSEVMTAFSSYMVGRINYSGDTVVQLGQGDQVWLEATQGGSGLLSESFFSGHILFTV from the exons ATGAGGCCTACAAGTATTCACGTGAAGA CGGTTTTTCCATTTCTAGGTGTGATTCAAGTTGATACACTGACAAATGCTCGATATAAATGGCTGTGGCTATGTCTTGTCCCATCCTGTAGGAGTTTGAAGAGAGTGCGCAAGGAGGACATCCGTCCCTCAGATATTTTGCGACTGATGAAGCAGCCAGCACGGGATACCCGCAATGCAGTGCGGGCCGCTGATACCATGGACATCACCCTGGGGCTCATCCACGAGAAGGCCCATCACATTCACAAGAGATCCATCAATGCCACAG ACTTGATCACAGAGGACGAACTCCAGCTCATTGTGCGTCTCACAGGCTGTGCTGGCCGTGTCCAGTCCTCATCGTGCAGAACGACACCCTTGATCAACAAGTACCGCACTGCCACCAGCCTCTGCAACAACAA GAAAAACCCAAGACTCGGAGCTTCAAACACACCTTTTGCCAGATGGCTCCCAGCTGAGTATGAAGATGGCATCTCTCAGCCAAAGGGGTGGGACCGGAGTAGACTGTACAATAATGTCCTGCTCCCTCTG GTGAGAGTGGTGTCCAACCGTATCCTGAGCACCACTGACAATAGCGTTGAGAGTGACAATGAGTTATCATACCTGGCGACGATCTTCGGTCAGTGGAATAACCATGACCTGACTTTCACGCCTCACTCGCCCAGCATACGCTCCTTCAGCAGTGGCCTGAACTGTGACACCAGCTGTGAACAGTCCAATCCCTGTTTCCCTATACCG GTCCCTAGCAATGATCCCCGACTGCCCCAAGACGGCTGCATTCCATTGTTTCGTTCGGCTCCAGCCTGTGGCTCCGGAAATACTGCCTTTATGTTCGGCGGACAGGCCAATGTGCGTGAGCAAATCAATGCACTGACGGCCTACGTGGATGTGGGCCAGCTGTACGGCTCAGATGACAGCCTGGCTCGTCATTTGCGCGACCTCACCAATGACGGAGGTCTGCTGCGTGTCAACGACAGGTTCCGCGACTTATCAGGCAACCGCGAGCTGCTGCCCTTCTCGAGCGTGGAGGGAAACATGTGCGctacacgcaaacacatcaCCAATGATACCACTGCTGAGGAAGTACCCTGTTTTGTGGCGG GTGATTCACGTCTTAATGAGAACATTGGCCTGACATCTCTGCACACTATGTTCTTGCGGGAGCACAACCGTCTGGCCCGGGCCCTGCGGCAGCTCAACCCCCACTGGAGCAGTGAGACACTCTACCAGGAAGCCCGCAAGATCCTGGGTGGCTACCATCAG GTCATTGTGTACCGTGACTACCTTTTGCACATCATTGGCCCAGAGGCGCACAACCGTTATCTGGGCACATACTCTGGCTACAACGACAGTGTGGACCCAAGCATCTCCAATGTGTTCGCCACTGCTGCCAATCGCTTTGCCCACAACACCATCCAGCCTCTGATGTTTCGTCTGGATGAAAACTACCAAGATCACCCCCAGTTTCCCAGCGTGCCCCTCTTCAAAGCCTTCTTTACCCCATGGAGGGTGGTCTTTGAAG gtGGTGCTGATCCTCTGATCCGGGGCCTGGTGGGGAGACCGGCTAAGCTAAACACCCAGGACCACATGATGGTGGATGCTCTCCGGGAGAAGCTCTTCAAGTTTACCAGTCGCCTGGCATTAGACCTGGGCTCCTTAGACCTCCAGCGAGGCCGAGACCACGGCCTACCTG gCTATAACACATGGCGCCGGTTCTGTGGTCTCTCCACTCCTAAGACACAGGCAGAGCTGGCTCAGGTCTTGAATAACGCAGACCTGGCCCGTCGGCTCCTGGAGCTGTATGGATCTCCTGACAACATTGACATTTGGCTTGGCGGTGTGGCTGAGCCTTTTGTCCCTGGTGGCCGTGTGGGACCCCTTTTCGCCTGCCTCATTGCCAAACAGTTTCAAAATGTTCGCGATggggacag GTTGTGGTGGCAGAACCATGGGGTGTTCACAAGGGCACAGAAGACCTCGCTGGCCTCTGTCTCCCTGGCCCGCATCATCTGTGATAACACAGGCATTGGAGATGTGCCCAGCAACCCCTTCATCTTTAGACCCCGAGGTTCAGGCTACATCAAATGTGATGACATCCCCCCATTCGACCTCCGTCCATGGTTGGAGACAG ATCCAGACACAGAGCCTATCCCAGGGCCCCCAGGACcacgcggaccaccaggggaaCGAG GTCCCGCAGGGTCCCAGGGTCTAAGGGGTCCCCCTGGGCCCcctggcagcagcagccagcagccCCGTTCTGCTTTCTCTGTCAGCCTCGGGggctccatcccctcctccagcAATGTCCTCCGCTTCCGCCGGGTCACCTACAACGGCCAGAACCACTacagcacagagacaggcaAGTTTACTTGCCAGGTGTCTGGCGTCTACCAGTTTGAGTTCTTCTGCACGGCGTTCCGGATCATGGGCAGCGTGCTGCTGATGCGAAACGGGTCGGAGGTGATGACCGCCTTCTCCTCCTATATGGTCGGTCGGATCAACTACTCCGGGGACACTGTGGTGCAGCTGGGGCAGGGGGATCAGGTGTGGCTGGAAGCCACCCAAGGGGGATCTGGACTTCTCTCAGAGAGTTTCTTTTCTGGACACATCCTCTTTACAGTCTGA